The sequence ctcttggtatgccatttccatgtactgaactcttattattattattcagctgtcttggtatatccagattttcattctatgacATACTTTGGTTGGTTTCTTAAATAAACGTGATTGACTGGCTGTGCATCTGCTGCGCGCACGTTTTATTAGCTTAACAGCGGTTTGTTTCAAAGGTAAATATAAAAGCACATTGGAGAATGCATGATTGCCTGTCATAAATGTTAACTGAATACATCTACTTAGTTTGCTCAGTGCCCTTCATGCATAACATCATGGCTCGGGCACTGGGTTAAAGTACTAAACCACCAAATTCTGCCTTTGCGTCAGCACTTTTTTCATTTGCACAATGTATTTTTGTACTGTCGCTTTTATTGTTCGACAAATGTGGAAGTTCAATACTTACTGTAATTCCTCAGCTGAACGGAAGCGTCGAGAAATGTAATTGTTGTAAGCCTTGCGGCTGTATAAGGGCTCAAAAAGTCAGACCTGAAACAGAAAGCCACCTCTACTGTACGTCTTTGACACTGACACTGTATAGTTACATCCAATACCTTCGAGTCTTTGAGAAGCTCTCAGGTTTGGTGAAAAACGATCATTATGAAGTCCTCTCTGGCCTACATTATCAGTTTCAAAAGACAAGACTTGTCAATGCCACTCCCTCTTCTTCTTTTGGAAGTGTGTTTCTGCCCTGAGGTCGTGAAATGTTCCTCTCTCTTCTTCTGGAGAGATTGGGCTCGtaatctgtctgttcatctgtgTGTCTTTGTAGAGGTTTACTAATGAGGACCACCTGGCTGtccacaaacacaaacatgaaaTGACGCTGAAGTTCGGACCCGCCAGAACGGACTCAGTCATCATTGCAGGTACTTTACATCCAGacaatatagtttaatatagttcAGATATATTAattctacttataataaagtAGTGCCAGAATGACGTTAGATCCCCAAAGAATagctttttttgttctgttagtAAAACAATGTCTGTGATAAACATAACTTGATAATTATTGTTTCACACTAAAATCTAAATAACATTCACTTATagaaaatgtgatttttaaagtTATGTGTGTTTTATAAAACATGTGTTTTTAATAAGTAACTTGACAAGAATGTTTGGGTGGAAGCCTGCGTAGATGTTTTTTGTAGAACAGAATGTTCAGGTATCACTGAGTTTACTGCAGACTTTATTTTACTCATTAAAGGAAAATACCCATAATAAAGCCCAATTGGAAGTGCTTAAAGTTTCCCATGGCGAATTATTATTTTGGGTTTTAACACCAATTTCTGTTGTTATGAATTAGTTGTTGAGTATATTTGTATATCAAGTATATTTGAATATAACTGtattttgtatgtgtttatatacacATTCAAGATTGAAATTAGATTGTAATATTAGTTCAaatcaagagtttacacttagctgatgattgataataaagtgtgtttggcgtgctgtcccgggagagagccccgagctcataTGATCCTCGAGGccggggctccctctcgtttgcagggcgaggggggagtttgagctcaggtagatcttgagaactcttCTGCTGTTTGTAGCTAATGACCAAGGCCAGACAGGATCAGTGAAAattgttttgctatttctgaagagaattttgtaaaacatctgtggatttatgcggaattattttgggagtatcgtaactaaaaacttattatatgaaatgaaaatattacattttttacttgtatttaatgtttacaatgcacatccagttagatccacttatttggtaaacagcaagtcttttataaaataaaatatctactaaaagacagaaaatatgactttacaaactttattgtaaataaataatatgaacattttcatattattattattattattatatcacaataaaattagtgaaattaataaacaaactgaataaatataaatgtacacacatttacacaagttaaTAAATAAGACTCAATATTGGGCTATAAATCCTTATATAGgccatgtgggcctactaatgACCAATAAGGAATTGCTATAAAGAGATAACTGCTGACTAGGAGcacatctatggtgccaatttgaaTTATTCAGTTAACTTAAGCCGCATGTTTTAGGATTttggggggaaacccacacgagcatggggagaacatgtaaactccacacagaaacgttgactggTTTGGTaaggacttaaaccagtgacattcttgctgtgaggcaacagtgctaaactcTGGGCTGCCATTCTGCAcaatctaggaaaggaggaggagtagaggtagaagggggggattcttcaaaataaagatgACTGTGGTTCCATAGGAAttatctgattggtaaatcatgtgttagctaattcgagaccagctgtggtcaaACATAAatacatgatcctctcgaaattagtttatacatAAACTTTACTTAATGTTAATTTAACAATGTAAATATTGTatgcattattttataaataaaatacaaatagtgACTATTCTTTTGTGTCTGGTAGCAATCCATTCCCTACTTCACGCTCGTGTTTCTGTGTGTCACTTCTTTTAATCTGTAATAGTAATGTGGAATGCGCGTTTTGACGCTGCTGACAAAACAAATGTTACAGAAATTCAACAAAATAATCTGATATCATTACTTTATAGCTTCAGAGTGAAGCTGAATCCCTGTAAGCTAGTAATTTTAAGGGGGGAAATTCACAACATGTTTTTTATGTCACATTACACCCTTGGGAAAAATGCACTAATGTACTAACCGCCTTGAACTCTCTCAGATTTATCATGCTAAATCGCAAGCAGATTTGGTTTGTGCTGCAACATACAACTGTTTAGCTGAGCGTCAGAGTTTATATTGTCCTCGAGGCCGTCTTGCATAAGGAAACAATGAGATCTCTCTATCCCAGACCAGACGCCGACTCCCACTCGTTTCCTGAAAAACTGTGAAGAGGTGGGCCTGTTCAATGAGCTGGCCAGCTCCTTCGAGCAAGAGTTCCCCAAGGCCCAGGAAGATGAAGACAAGAGGGCCAAAAACCCGGTGAGCTGTGGGACTGGGTGGAGGATTCTGTCATACAGTCAGACGTGCTCCAAACATGAGGAGCTCAGGCTGCCTGCTGCCAAAACCCAGATTTATGGAGCGCAGAGTTCCCTATCAGTTCTCATGTGTAACACTgtcttgtctctctctctctctctgtctgttcatctgtctttcttttttccatGTTGCCTGCTCCTAATTCAGGAGCACTGGACATGAGCTTGCAAACGCCTTCAGAagtgaattagatttgtgtggGGTTTAATTGTAGACtactttaaatataataaaaacttgTTACAGTGTCAATAAACAgttattaaattagtttaaattgagtaatattaattaattacgtGTAGTTGCTAATAACTGTTCATATtatggctgcatgatattggaaaaatctgataatgcgatgctttatttttttctgtgataaatattgcgatatgaatacagtttcagaagTTTTAATAGCtctgtttgactgttttctggggagtctaatgctgcgttcacaccagatgcagaaaaagcgtcaagcgcgagtgatttgcatgttaagtcaatgcaaagacgtgaatagacatcctgcggtgtgATACGCATGAATGAGGCGGCGCGAATGACTCGATTCACTTGAATGAAGCGGTGCGAGTTGAGCGTTTTTCTTGAGTTGAAAAATCTGAACGTCAGCTGACATTTGCgccgtgttaaccaatcaggagctttctcttttAGGcacgtgattatgacgtagcgcctgttgttggtgtcccgagggaaaatcctcctgcctacaccggaaaacagttcatcaaactgggctcggctcagtcagaaacactgctgaaagcctccatcatccaggtatagtttctggaggagtttagaGTTTAGACTTAAAGAGCTGGGTACACctcagaatggatctagtggacttagACACAGCGCCAaacgaatcaacgctgtttttcagtcttccaaaagcacataaacacagctactctctcaataaaatccatgttagccaattagcaacaaagctagagtcaccgggtagacagaagccccgcccatgatgcgaatccgcatctgttgtgaagtgaatttgacgcacaaatgaagcgagtaaactcaaaatgttcacgcgtctatttatgcGTGAATAGCGCGATTTATCGGCAcgttctgcgtctggtgtgaatacAGCATTAGAGTATTCGGgtatagaaattgaataatctaaatggaaaaaaagtatatttttttccactttgttttgtcttgtttctagtccaaataccaAAACAAGtcttagaccaagtaaaaatattgtttatttttcaccttcagaagaaatgagttaaaatgaagacttttttttttttgcttcttttaagAAAATTATCTGAATCACGTTTTCGCTTTGAATTGTATATAATTGggttagaaacaagacaaaaattctaagaaagaaattatataaatgaaataataaaataaatcatataaattccatataaatacagtgattaaatacaattctgtagctcctggtcaactataattcagactggacataCCACATCTTTGCGATGTAACTATTGctgatgcgcacattgcgatatcgatctgccatgatatatattttttatcgttcgaaatattgcaccaaaatatattgtgataaacaatattattgtcattttatgccacttattatataatacctgaatgacaatataatatcacaatGCAAGTGGACTCTTCCAATGAACACCTAATTTAATATTTAGGCATTAGAATCAGAAtttgaaaacgcatatcctaaataataataataaatgttaacaaaaaagtgtgaGGTAAAAattaacagaggctgcgatatctgctatcagatctattttcagttgtccgacacccacatgaaaatatactatagtaatttatagtaaatactatagtgtatttttaaccatactgacactgacacctccagtagagatagagatgttgcacaatcagctaaaatgttgctagaattggtttttatgtatgggtgatatGTATTGCATCACCacaaatgattgaggtcatgtccatgtattgtgctataagtcgatatattgattattgtgacaggcctagaaaccatatattgtgcagccctagataaTATGGTATAAAACTCAATAGTCACATCCAAAAACAACAGAATTGAAATAGCAAATGTATGTTCAAAACACTACAAAATTAAGCCCCCATATTATTTCTCTCATACTGTGTGAGAAGTGCTTAACCACAATTAAACGCACAATTAGATGTTTAGTTTTTGCTAGCAGTCACAGCTTCTTCCGGTGTGAGACATAAAGTATCCAGACAACCCACAAGAATGTATGCGAGTAATTACCCATTTGCACACAACAACTGCCCCCTAGTTGTTGGGAGCATATTGTGCCTATAGACCATTtagagggatgtaaacaaaaagaatggtcccagggtatttcctgttttacatttttaatttctatagctccCGAGAATTAAAAAAGAAccgcatattgataaataatgttatgatagctgttttaacatgaagttatgattgaatcgcctcttgttacagttatgaaatagtttgataacaagcaggaaatgtccatgagccaatgacatgatcatattgaaatggtctattcaGTTGTGTGGTAAGTTTCATTATTTGTGCACTACTGGGTAACCATAGAAAGTTAATGAGGATTAGGTTTATTTggatgtaattatgcataatttatcgTAATTACTTCTTGTTGTAACAAGGACACCGTGAAAACAAGTATTAGCAAAACATTTGTATTGTGTAATGTTCATTAACTACATATATTAACTCATTTAAAACTATCATTTGTATTAATATGTTAACAAGTAAATAGCAATCAAATAAACATTCTCtctgacttcttttttttttccatcagttGCCCGCTCCGAATTCAGGAGCCATAGACATGAGTTTGCAGACACCTTCAGACGTGAAGGTAAAGGAGGAGGACCCTGTGGAGGTGGACTCCACTCCGCCTACAAGTCCTGATTCCATCTCTAGCATGTCAGACAGCAGCAAAGAGCCCGTAGGCAGAGGAAAGGTACAAGCTTTATGCCAATCATATTGTGCTGGAGCTGAACCAAAATGCACAAATACAGCTGAAAGTCTGAGACCACAAATGAAATCTGCAATGAAATGTCTGATTTAAAGATACAATTCTAGGTTAttgaaatgtgtaaataaatggaaTCTTTGCTAGTTCAATAATTGGGTAAATTGTGATATTGATCTCCGTAAAGACAGTCAGATGCCTGCACATTGAAGCCTTTTGGATCGTTTTTAAATCATGTTGGAGTTCATAATTATCATGTTTAGTGCAACTTCATGGAGCTTGAGTGATGCTGAGATTCTGAAAACTTTCATGTGTGTTGATTAGAatgttaaaggtgccatagaacgCATTGATTCAACATTAAATTGATTTCAAATATCTAAATACGTGGCAAACTTCACAATATatatgttaaactaacaaaaaggTAGATTTAAACAGACCTTTTGACTCTTCAGGTTGACATTGAATAAACTTATAATCCATTTATAATCCGTATATCCCACATTTTGTGTCACCGAAAATCTATTTACCCTTCCTTAAAGCCTGTCCCATTTTCAAATCAAGAGTCCCTCATACATTGTAAATATGAAAGtagcttagataaacttaaaagtAAGTGGAAACAGTTCTGACTGCCCTGTTTTTCACCAGGAATTTACACTTAGatgatttacatgagaatgaggaaataatggtgtttgaggcttactgcatgtcatttccatgtactgaacttttATAAACTCTCATAAATCTAGGTATATCcatattttcattatatggcaCTTTTGCAATGCTGTTATTGATAATAAAACAGGTTAAATAATTTTCAAGCTGGATTCATACATTTATTAtgagggatgtaacgattcacctgactcacgattcacgatactaatgtCAAGATTCTTAAAtgcttaaataatacaaattgaagactcaatataaacaaactaaaactgtgactgtgctgggatttgacataatttttaaaagaaatatcagcatatctgtgttttctggcataagctgaggtctttgcacatttacaatgtcccctgctgatggaaaaaaactctttcactggggactgagatggctggtttGGAGAGGAAAACCTTTCCTAAACCAGGAGACTGGTCACTGGCATATATAAAACTGATTATACAAGgactaattatatagtaggatagagacaggattatgaaggtgaataattaagattacttgtataattaattaatataagtatcagtgtgatacacttaagaagacataatcttgaacatttttcaaTATTCAATAATAAGCAAAGTGTTAAAATATGCATGAACTCATTTAAAAAGGAGAAggtaaaataatctaatacctgcttctgtaacagaacaactttctctttcagtctataaaacattttcacactttcgccgtagcactcgtcagagcaagcggagctgcaaatctTCCGGTCcgcgtggtttggcttattaatagttttttttgctTAGGCATATGTGACAGAAGTTTTTCACTGTGTtgacggtttatgtgcatcaaaTTCGTTTgttgttagtgtaagtaaacgtctttttttgcagtatttgtacacagtttgtgttttgtctggtatGCTTCACTGCTGTCGCTGCTGATGCGCAGGTAAAGTGAGATTGCGCCTGTAAACCAGCGCCCACTCTGTTCAAAACATGCATCACGATTCATTCAACATTACAACCGGTTtaaatcgtcacatatttgaatcgattttcaaccggcTCACGGTGAATCATTACATCCTTATTTATTATTGAGAACAAGTTAGTTTAAGGTTATTGCATGTAGTAGTAGTCATGCAggatttacaaataaaactattaaaattataaGTAACATAGTATGTACGTGTaggacactgtaaaataaaatgttttcacatTGCAGAGTTTCCATTCAAGTGGCTGCTGAGCTGTAGAGACCATAATTACACATATCACTAAACTATGTATTTGGCAATAGCTCAACTAGATGTTGCATcactaaacaaacaaacctgaCTGCATGACATCTGTTTTTGGAAGTTTTTTAAATTCATCTCTCTGAGATTGTTTGTGTTTCGCTGGCTGATTATCGTTGCAGGATTCTCCTCCAAGGCATGCCTttagttcagctccaaccccagCCATAGTGCGTCCTGGATCCCTCCCTCTGCACCTGGGTTATGACGGCCTGCATCCCACCATGCCTTCTCCGACCTCCGTCATCACACACACCCCACCATCCAACCGCACACTGGGGTAAGTGAACACACACTGAGGATCATTGAGCTGTTGGTGTTATTATCTGTGATTCACTTCTACATGATTCACTGGCTGCTTTAAATTGGTTTGGTGGGGATTCTTTGGAAAGTGTGGGCTGCTGGCTCATCTATAATGACGTAGTTGACGTCCCAAAAATGTTTGGTCAGATAGTGCTCTGAAAGAGAGCCGAGCTTTAGTCTGTCCATTGCTTTCTGTGGTCGCTGGAAATTTCTCTACTCGTCTTTCAGATCTCCAACGGTGCCATACCCAATGATGATGCTTCCCAATGGTCAAACGGTTCCTGTGCTTCCTGGTCCTATGCAGATGCCCTCTGTAATATCAGTAAGTCTGAAATGCAGATATAGACTCTCacaattcaatattattatttgtaaggCATATAGTAATCAGTGGCATAGAAATGGCTGAGCATCCACTGCAAAACACAACTGTAAACATCAGTTATAATCCACACTATTGAAATAATAAAGCACATTTGGGAAtcgtgttggggaaagttacttttgaaagtaatgcattacaatattgagttactctccaaaaaagtaactagttgcgttactttttataAGAAGTAaagtgttacgttacttttgagttactttttcttaTCTGCCTGAGggttgatctctttcagaacttgcagggtattTTTTAATGTAGAAGCTTTGCATTTAACTACACACTGTATaatctacaccttcatttacctttaaaaaaaatgaattacattttttttattaatgttatttccTGAACTTCCTGacgctatacatgctgtatatacagattaatggaaGTGTACAGCAAtgtgtgtttgctacttttgtatttttgtctcattatttcagtaaaatcactgtccattgagactataattCCCTTTCTACCATGCGTTTAGAATAATGAATATACTTCCATCACAAAAATGTAAGGCTTTGCCATGTTGGTTTTGATCTGTTCCCATGGGGACCACATTCTCTCAATGAGTGTGATTCAATGCGATTATACTAGTTTTATTCAgcaaacaatttttaaaagcaaattgattaatctaaaaagtaactcgagttacattttttcaaaagtaactcaaatattattacttatttttttaaagtaatgcgtattaaataataatagtaaagaaAAATAGTGAAGTACTGAGCAATGAGCCCAATTATCATCATTTGCTAAACAAACTATAAacctaaaattattttaattacaaatagtACATTAAGAATGAAAACATAGCAGATGTAAGtttaaacaacatacaaatattttctcaattaaaataaatattaaatctcAGAAGtcggactttaaaaaaaaaggatgagATCATAAaagatgattcatttaaaaaactatacaaaagtaTTATAAGTAATCCTAAAATAACACTAGAAAATGTTATATGTTTTctttataacataaaaaaaagattcatttagATATAagattagtttaatttaaattattctcCATTTTGTTTATAGTGCAAAGTTGAAGAAGGTGATTTTATGCATTGTATTTGGAATTGTATATATtgcagggtgtccacggggtcttaaaaagtcttcaattcactgaaatattctcttgtaggtcttaaataatgttaaacaggtcttaatttttctctgTCCAAGTATCCAGTCGGGCcgacatccatccattcaccaacAATCCAAtataataaaacctttttttttttcttttttttttttttacgttttttaatTAGAAAGAGATGCAGTTTACAATAGTtgtataaatttttttacagcaaTAACTCCAAATAAATTCcttaatcagggaaagaaaactaaaaacaattgcaCAGTTCCTCATGATCATAACAGAGCAACATAAGAATTTACATGATACAttatactcaatcaatttggaccaaaaagccaacaaatgtatgtattttatttatgtcatTGTCTCCATAATAAATATGCTTTTGAGTGATAATCTtgtcattaaaaaatgaaatattatgttgataagaaagtgtatacaactagatttttcttgttttgacacataaaAATACgtcgctaagaaataattacatttgatttttttttttgtttttgtggcaAACGACCgggccattagaaataatcattcgtgtttagccctgtatatcTGTAAAATTGAATTCGTAAAGgatttaaaaaggtcttaaatttgatttgattaacctgcagaaaccctggccTGTAATATATTAAAGTCTATTGGGTACAGATTTGTAGGAGATTAAgtctttatatttattacaaGATGTGACTTCGACTATCTTAATTTTTTGTTAGGTCTTGCAGATAATAATTTGAAGAGTGCAACAAACAAAAACTTGTTTAACTTTCTTACCTATGCTGCCCGTGAGAGTATATTTCTTAAATGAATATTTGATAAACCACCGACAGTATCAGAATGGCATgaagtaataattataatgatgtcATTGGAATATATTACCCACTTGTCAAGGGGAAaaatgtatagaccatttcaatgtggtcatgtcattggcccatgaacatttcctgcttgttatcaaacaatttcataactgtaactgTAAGAGGAAAttaaatcataacttaatgttaaaacagccatcataactgtattaaaataaattattattctttaatataattaaaaataattattataatatgataattattatctattattctttatttattaggAAAATGTTGGgaccattctttttgtttacatccctcaaaatggtctttaCTTTTTATCAGATTTAGACTCCTTTCCTGAATGTAGGTCCCAGGATTTCTGGTAGCTTTGTACAAAACCTTACATCACTATAAACCTTGGTTAATTTAtgcattcttttattattattattactttctgtatttttttttatttgtcttcttTCTGATCTTCAGTATGATGCTGTGATGTTGAGAAATTGGTTGTAATCTGTGGTTAAtgttctgttgttttgttttgttagaatAAAGGCAAAAAAGGGTATAAATACTTTTGTCTCTCCACTTTGAGTTAATAGTTAACAGtagtttaagatattttaaaattagtttaagatATTTAACTTTTTATCCTAATAATATCTCACTGTTATTTCCACATTGTAAGGGGGAAAGGGTCTTTTTGCAGTATCATCAAATGTATGGTTCCTCAAAATACCTTAGACTAGAATAATTTGagttaaaagaaaataaagtccATTCTGATTCGAAGTACATCATTGTACTGTGATTCTGGAAGTTTTTAGTCTTTTCATCTTATTCTAGCAGACATTATTTGAATGTCTATTACCTAGATGGCACAGACTAAACTGACTTACTTTAGCAGCCAAGTGTGTCATATTTTCCCAGTGCTAAATTATCATTCACTCCTCCATTTCAAGCACAGTTTCACTTATAGCTCGAAAAAATGACCCACTTCTCTTTTAATATGATTTTCCAGTGAACTGTTATTTCCGATCTTTGGAGTCATTCATTATTTGCTTCATGAAATCTTTTGCATTTGGCCCTGTGTTGTAGTTGGCAAGGCCCTTGTGTATGGTGCCCAACATTCCAGGCATCCCCGGGCCCCCACTAGGGGGCAGCAGCAGCGGCTCGTCTTCACCCTCCGGTTACAACCCACACGCTGAGGCAAAGATGGTGAGGGCAAAACTCTTCTTAATAATTCAGTCAAGTAAAATATATTCTCTCCCATGCATAGCTTTGTTTTAGTATTTCTATGCTGAAGTCTTTATCCAGCACGTCACATGGGTGAAAGTTTTCACAACAAACAACAAAGCAGCTCTGTCATTAACACTCTGCATTTCAAGTACACTTGTTAAGCAGGCATATACAGAGAATACATATTTTCATAATAGGCTTGGTGGGTGGTTTGTTGACTAGTCGCTATATATAATTAGGGTGATTTAGAGTTTGCCACTTCAAAAAGACACATTGCTTGGGGggacaaaaaaaagaatatattaatATCTAGATGGCCATCTTGATCTGTAGTAGCAAAATGCAGAAGTTGTTTTTATTTCCGTTCTGTCACATGGTTTCTCTCCTCAGTGCTTGAAGAGTTATGGTTCAGTTTTATGAAATGACATTTCTTGCTGTTCCACATGAAAGAGGAATAAAACTGAGTGTCGCGGCTGTAACTGCTGCCTTCTAATTGTGCCACTTTACCATGGTGTCTTTGTTGTTATTCTCAGAGGTTGAAAGCAGCATTATCTCAGCAGACTCAGGGTTGTCTTGGTGTGGCGATGGGCTCTAGTGCGATGGTGCCTCAGAGGGTGGAGCAAAGCCAGCTGCTGGTTCAGCATCCAGACGCTCCATCACCTGCTCAGCCACAGGtacagcataaaaataaaaaatataattgtttaggtACAGATTTCTCTGTACTCATTTCAGTactatagaaaaaaacaaaacaatttttagatgaaaaatattagataaattaaatactgtaaatattaatgctattattaattataagtgaataaacaatacattaaaaCAGCCTGTACACTTAAtcaattaaatatttcattataaaatattattgaaataaacttttacatttacattaagtcatttagcagacgcttttatccaaagcgacttacaaatgaggacaaggaagcaatttacacaactataagagcagcagtgaataagtgctataggcaagtttcaggtgtgtaaagtctaagaagcaaagcattagtaatgtaagttttatttatttatttttttgagagagagtacagtagtggtatagccagagaggcagttaagattaggaaggaaagtggagactaaacagttgagttt comes from Danio aesculapii chromosome 23, fDanAes4.1, whole genome shotgun sequence and encodes:
- the atf7a gene encoding cyclic AMP-dependent transcription factor ATF-7a isoform X1, producing the protein MGDDKPFVCSAPGCGQRFTNEDHLAVHKHKHEMTLKFGPARTDSVIIADQTPTPTRFLKNCEEVGLFNELASSFEQEFPKAQEDEDKRAKNPARDYDVAPVVGVPRENPPAYTGKQFIKLGSAQSETLLKASIIQLPAPNSGAIDMSLQTPSDVKVKEEDPVEVDSTPPTSPDSISSMSDSSKEPVGRGKDSPPRHAFSSAPTPAIVRPGSLPLHLGYDGLHPTMPSPTSVITHTPPSNRTLGSPTVPYPMMMLPNGQTVPVLPGPMQMPSVISLARPLCMVPNIPGIPGPPLGGSSSGSSSPSGYNPHAEAKMRLKAALSQQTQGCLGVAMGSSAMVPQRVEQSQLLVQHPDAPSPAQPQVSPAQPTGGRRRRTADDDPDERRQRFLERNRAAASRCRQKRKIWVNSLEKKAEELTSMNVSLSNEVSHLRNEVAHLKQLLLAHKDCPVTNLQKKAAYLGDEHMKDTSEPTGSPAPVIQHSSLAPSPSSVVGPNGLSSRAAAEAVAMSVLAGMGSQQGGSGGPSHVIMATQSHPSSR
- the atf7a gene encoding cyclic AMP-dependent transcription factor ATF-7a isoform X2 produces the protein MGDDKPFVCSAPGCGQRFTNEDHLAVHKHKHEMTLKFGPARTDSVIIADQTPTPTRFLKNCEEVGLFNELASSFEQEFPKAQEDEDKRAKNPLPAPNSGAIDMSLQTPSDVKVKEEDPVEVDSTPPTSPDSISSMSDSSKEPVGRGKDSPPRHAFSSAPTPAIVRPGSLPLHLGYDGLHPTMPSPTSVITHTPPSNRTLGSPTVPYPMMMLPNGQTVPVLPGPMQMPSVISLARPLCMVPNIPGIPGPPLGGSSSGSSSPSGYNPHAEAKMRLKAALSQQTQGCLGVAMGSSAMVPQRVEQSQLLVQHPDAPSPAQPQVSPAQPTGGRRRRTADDDPDERRQRFLERNRAAASRCRQKRKIWVNSLEKKAEELTSMNVSLSNEVSHLRNEVAHLKQLLLAHKDCPVTNLQKKAAYLGDEHMKDTSEPTGSPAPVIQHSSLAPSPSSVVGPNGLSSRAAAEAVAMSVLAGMGSQQGGSGGPSHVIMATQSHPSSR